In Solanum lycopersicum chromosome 3, SLM_r2.1, the genomic stretch AGTCGAGGGTGAAGAAGTACAAAGTAGATCTCCCAAAAGCGCGCTTCATTCATGTAAATTGGACAGAGCTCAATTCTCAAAGCAGGTAATCTTGGGGCAAGTTGTTCAACAGCTAATGCATGCTCTTGCTGTGCATCAGACAAGTAGAAATCTACATCAAAAGGAAATTCATAAGATAAATGGGGTGAGCTGGACAGTTCGATACAAAGGATACATAGTACAATAATAATTATGCTGGGAGCATAACAAACCTACCAACTGTTATTGTTCgttttccttattttataaatacacCTACTAAATGTTACTAGAATTGGAATCTTAAAAAGTTCAGAGGTCCTGGAATCAAACAGTTGAACAGAATGGTTGATAAAAGCTATTACGGTGTTCCTCTatttagtaataaatataaaagagttTGAATTAGTGTAGACGTGTATAAACTTAAGTCtcataaaataattcaagacAAAGATAGATCAGTCTATACTGTGATTTTTAAATTAACGTTTAAAACAATAGTTTGAAATGTTATCGAATTCAGGAATTGGTAGAGAAAATGCCACATCAAATTTAAAAGACAAGAAATAGCATAATTAATACTATTAGAGGGAAAACCATTTCTTGGTCAGGACAAACTAGATTTTaatatacaacaacataccaagTGTAACCCCACAGTAAGGTCTAGGGAGGGTAGTGTGTAAGCCAACCTCACCCCTACCTTGTGCAGGTATATAGGCCAGAGAAAAATGAGACAGAAGTATTGTGCATGTGTTATTCTTAAAAGTAGAATTTCTAATTATTCTTAAGGTACTTATAAGTGGAATCATTAGTATAACAGCTGCATAGTAAGAAAGTATTATAAAAAGGAGTAATAAAATAGGCAAAAGTGATAGGCTCACAAGAACCTATGTTGCACAGACTCTTTAGAAATGCTTTCTGGGTGCGTGTTAGATCCTCCAAAAACATTGCATTTTGAAGGATCCGGCACAAGTGTGGTGGCAATTTTGGAGCGTCCGGGCAACATAGACAAGGACTGCAAGATCTTACTTCAAATCCTAAATGAACCTATGTGACTATATAAAATCATATCTCTTTTTAGCCCTGTTAATGATTTGGATGGATCTTATGAATTTGCACAATCTTATGATCCAAATATGATTTTGACAAGAAGGCACCTATTCATCCATAAAATTAGCATACATGTGCCATGTGACGGCAAATAacaatctaaaagctaaaaagatTTCATACTTATATGGCTGTTATATCCATATTAAACACTTGTTAACACAAACAAAAGGCATTTCAACAAGCAATTGGCAAAACTTCCTACTCTTTCAACTGTTTGATTTCACATACAAAAGATAATTCTCATGTTACAATTACTTTCTTTGGTCCTATGGAGTGTGGAGTATAAGAGACTTCGGTTAGCACAGAATCTTACAAACTTTGAAGCATTGATCCAAACAAAGCTTTGAGGTACTTTGCTACCATATCTTTGTTAACAACAACTACACAGTGTAATCCCGTACTTagccttacccctaccttgtgtAGGTAGAGAGGAGCTATCATGTCTTTATCCTGATGTATATTGAATTGTCTTGGAATGACCTTGTTAAACAGATATGACAACCCTATTAACCTGATGGTTGAAGCTTTCTTAGTATATTAAGGTTTATTACTTACTATTTCACTTATAGGTCAGAACATACTGGTCCACTAGATAACATGTTTTAACTTGCTGTCTTTGCTATAATGCTCACTGCTCAGTTCAgtcttaactaggatgactggTACATATATCCTCTAAAATTCAACTTTATTTTAAACAGTACTCATTATTAAGCAAGAGGTTAAATGGTTAACTCAAAAAAGCCTAATCATCATTTCTGAATCCGTCGTAAACACCCCATccccaaaaaatatttgatatacctccatttattttgttcttaaaGTTCCATACAGTAATACCACACTAAGATTGTATATACCAGTAAGCAAGAAGGAAATCATTCTTTCTGATACTCAGCAGTCAGTTTTTTTACTTTCATGCGGCCAAAcagaacaacaacaaataatactCTATGGTACATAGTATATTTTCTTTGGAAAACCAAATTTACGCGTAAAACAAATCTGCTACCTCTACCTACTTCAGCATTACTGATTACAATCTGAGTATCATGATAGTAGTTGCTTTAATAGAGATATAGTAGTTTCAGACACCCAACAGTGTGGCCTAGTGGACAATGAAGTGGACTGAGAACCATGATCATCTGTCCAAGCCTTGGTGGACAATATTACCAACTACCTGTGTCGGTGGGAGGTAGCAGAAAAATAGAGATAGCAGTTTTAGAACCCTCTGAAACCTGCATTAATCAATTTACAAGTGAATAAAGATTTTTGTTTACAAGTAGTACATCTACACTCTGTTATTAAAGATTTCTTTTACATAAATTCCTATTCAGCTTGGAAGTTCATCTGTTGAGCTTGAAGAGTTGCACCTATCCAAATTCACTACTGATCTAAATAGTTTACTTTCGGGACAAATTATTCTTGTATCCAAGCAATATTACTTGTGATACCAAAGCAGCCTCTTAACATAAAACATCTGGGCCTAACTGAACCCCAAAGGATTGGTCAAGTCCATATAAGCAAATCACTAGTTTAATTTCTAACTAATGTCGGACTCTAACACCTCCTTCACACCCAAGCTCAACTAGAGCTTTAACCGAGAGGCCAACAATGTATGAACCTAAATATATGACACACGAACCTAACTCAACCCAAAAGTTAGCTCATGAAGGGAAGGATTGTGCACGTTCATATAAGCAAACCACCAAGTTCATTTCCCAACAAATGTGTGACTCTAACCCACTCTAATGAAGCCAAATCAGATCAATGCTCTCATAATCAATAACTAATTGGAAGCATTTCAACTAATTCAGAATAAATGGAAcacataaaagaaaatgaaaaattaaaaacaccttcAACATCTTCATTTTCAGGCAAAGGGAAATCCAACCAAGTTTCAGGATGCATCGAAATGTCCCTAACGAAAGCCACTACTTCTTCCGTAACACCGACAACACCTTTCTCCATATCATAGCTTTCCTCCTCTTCCGGTCCCAACTGCAGTAAATTCGAAGCCATTTTAGTAATTTCTGACACCGCCATATTACTCGACAGTGAAGATATTCCGCTCCTGAACTTCCCACCGATTTCAGCAAAGTCAGTCTGCAAACCTACAATCCCCGCCGCCGGGTCGGATTCCTCCTCATTAAGATCCGATTTGGAGTTATCAATAGGCTTATATGAATCGGATTGTGGCGGTGGAGCTAGAAATGATGCGACTCCCCAAAATTGACTGGTTAGTGTTTTAGTTAGCTCCGAGAGATCCTCTTTGACGCCACGTGAAGGCGATGTCGGTGAAGATGAATCCTCTGTCTGTTGATGATTTTCCGGTTTTGGATTGTCAGTGGAGTGATCTGGATTAGGAGGTGGAACGACGACGTTTGTGTCGTCGTCCAGATTCAGGGTGTTGGCGATTGATCGAGCCAACCATGACATTGTTAGTCAGATCACGGAGAGGTGATCGGAGTTTACAGATCGCCGGCGATGCGTAATTTAACGGTTGTGATTAACTGTACAAATGTTAGCTGccgaattgaaaaaaaaattagaaaataagcaAAGTACGTATAACTAACTTTGTTGTTCTGAAGTATCTGCATGGGTAGTCGTTATTTTTTGGaattaaatagtaaaataatactCCTTTTGTCCgatattatttttcatcatttctatgtttaaaaattaaattagaaaaaatttaattaacattttaagatatatatttttatcatattaatatgtaaaaattgcaatttatagtacttttcatataattttagaatatctaatttttttatttaaaaattaattaaattgacttttgaaaagcacaacataacaaataattcTGGACGGAGAGAGTAATAATAAtgttttagtcattatttttttcagGAGTTTTTGTTTTAtctcaattatttaattattggagtattaaaaactaaaaacagATCAGTTGATagttatttgaatattattttcattaaaaaatagtGTAGTTTGACTCAATATGCATGTAAGTTTTGATACTAATTAAAGAagtgatattatatattttagataaataaataaaataatgaatagtaaagatatgttattcatgataaaataatattctttttgtttcaagtgacattttttggtttttttgagAGTTCAACAAATTAACTTTGATTGATAATTtgcatatgaaatttttaattttttaaaatgaaatttatattatttatgtaaaaaatattataaatcacaataattaaaaacttaaaatgtctaaaaaaaatctgaaaaatttacGATCAAAATAAGTTtgtttgaatcttgaaatttgaaaagtgtTACGAGAATTGAGACGAACGAAGTAATCTGGATATTTAactcttcttttttaatttgattgtaAAGGTCGAATATGAAATTTCATGCATGTAAATTCTTCgagatttaattcaaatttactcctcaactttttaaatcctaaaactttaataaatacattatagtTTAGTAATCTAAGAGATTAAGTAGTCGTTTGGTACGggtataaaaataacattaaatagAGTGTGTTAATAGTGTTTGCATTAGTAATGTATTAATTATACacaaattatttcttatatattgtttggtttgatatattaaaaatagcaTACATtgcattaaaatatttatttacaaaaatatctatCACAATTATGGTGGAAAAGATATAAAAGAAGTTTTGAGGTATAATTGAGTCTTTAACCATACAAATGCACGTATAAAAACCCTTTGCAGCAGTGATACCTAGAAAtctatgattttaaaatatactcCTCAATAAACTATAGCGTGTATAGCTAATATTAGCAATAATTATACATAGCGTGAAAAAGAGTACTATACAAGGTACTACTAATACACAAATtctaatatatacattatttttctaatacatTCTATCAAACGACCCCTAACACTAATACCTCAACTCGACAATTAACTCTAATTGTTCTGACAACTCTCCTAACAAGATAAACTCTCTTCTGGTTACAAGCCTTATAAGGTCACATCTTTAACGATGCTTGGAATTATTACAACTCTGTAATGATCATATTACAAACTCAATAAAGACTAATAACTCTAGCCTTTAACTACCCAAACATCACACAAAATAACTCATCAATTTACTCCAATGGATGAACTCAATAAAGACTAAAAACACTGGTCTTTAACTGATCAAACTTTGATATTGAATAGGTTGATTTCGCTCTAATAACTATTGCTCTTTAAGATAATAAATTTCGTGAATATGTAATATTTACGATTCTCAATGGCCTTCATGTCATATATATACTgaaaatttgtaatgcccaaaTATTATCACTAACAAGAACTTCACTTCAAATAGAACTTCCAAAACTCAATATAAGCTTAATCACTTACATGCCCCTTTCTTATAATTAAATGTCACCATCAAACTAATTACCATGcaacatgcatatatatttcATGAGAATTTGTTGCAATAAACGAAATTCTAACAATAGATAAAGTAGTACTCCACTAATTGACATTTATATCAACATTTAGCTTtctaattacatatttatttctATGTAAAATGAAGTTGAATAAGGGTGAGAAAGAAAGCAAAATAATGAGATGCATCAAAGCACCAATTACTTGAGTTGTTATTAAGGTCAAGAATTTTTACATGAGAAAGCTATGGGATAATTACTCTGAAAATGTTGTCTATTGGGCTGTTCTGCCACTCCACAATTGTCTTCTTGGCCTAACAAAACTTTTAGTGGCAATGAATTGGATTTCACAAGGACAACTAATCTTGAAAATATGGTAGAATTAGAGCATCTCAATCAAGCTATAAGTAGGGTGCTTGTGGTTCCTATGCGAGAAATGCAAACTTGAAGCATGTCAAGTTTATTGTCTGTACAAAATGAACTCTTTTTCGAAAATATTCTTTCCgtttttttaaataagtgatggttttttttttttttcattttgattcaaaataagTGATGTTTCAGATAATTAAgaagatattaattttttctttcagaTTTACTCTTATATAGATACGTGAATTTTTATGTAAGCTTTTATCCATTGACGATTTTCTTAACTGTATCCTGCGCATATTCTCAACTGGATTAATcactttattcttatttattgaaCATGTGCTTTGAGGAACATGTTTTTATAAAGTTCACTCTTTATTccatatatttgattttttttcttattgaattAAGATAAGAAGGCATCTCAGAAGAAGGAAATATATTAGAATAGGACTGATTCGATTCATCTATGTCAGTTTGAAGTAAGATAAGTCGTTCGtgtaataaattatttcaaataaatattattttggtcCTTAAACTATGTGAAAGGAACAAAATGTCTTTCGTTTATAATTCGACATAtaatatgtcatatatatataagatcatAGTGCATgcatcattaatttatatttatataacgataaaaacaattacaataaaataagaaatatttaattgaagTAAGATAAACATTtgctaattttaaaaagtattattaggaaaaaatggtgttaaaaataaaataaacaaataattattcaaaaaatacgTATTTCTGACCCATTAAATAACCATTAGAGCCTTTTTGGATCAAAATATTAACGATAAAAGCATTTTTGAATCAAATTAGATATTCTATTCCTTTCGCATAGTTTAAAAACagttttgacccttttccctttagtTAAGGATAACTATTAACTTATGGTCTATTCATCAACAAATTGTAAGGAAAAAAagatattcatatttaaaaGAATTACATTTATCAAATGATCAAAATTACAATCATCCATATCAACAAAATTTCTTACAACACAAtaaccccacccccacccccttcCACACACACCCCACCCCACTTCAAACTAGCCATAACTCAACTATTAGATGGATAGTCAAAAGGCAAGGGTCTTACAGATGAAGAATCAAGTAAATTATTATGAACAAAACCATACTTCCTCAGAACTTGATTATCTGCAAAATTTAATGCCTTTTGCATTGCATTATAACAAGTTTCCCAAGAATATATTGGATTATAATCCCCACTACAAGGTTCACAACCAGTGAAATGTGTAACAAATGGTCTCCTAATTGAATAACTATCCTTAATTAAGTACTCTTCCCAAACCTTAATCTCACTTACTACCTTCTCAGCATGTCTCCTCCTTAAAATAggtatttttttctctatctcaaagtatttatttgtaatattatCAAGTGTATCTATAATATCCACCCAATAACCTTGGAAATAATATTCACTTTCTATGTATATTTTGTCACCCcatttgtctttttcttttaatagtaAATATGATagacctgattgatcatctgaTTGTGGAAAATTTTTGTccttaaatgttgttcttaagATTTCACCCCATCTATTGTATTCTGGTGACTGTGGCCCCATTTTTGCCCAAGCTTCTATTAAGTCCATTGACCATTGACAATTCCTAATCAAGAACACTCCAGCATTGATACCTGTCCATAAAAGTAACACAATCAATTAGTcgtaatttatgtgatatagtTTAATTTGATACAGAAGTTATAAAAAAAGTAAGCCTTTTCAAATTTATGGTATACTCTTAATATTAAACAACTACATAGAGTAGTAGTCAAATTTAAATAATCTCAACATAactaatatcaatattattaatgtCAGAGTTATTAATACACCCAGAGGCTAAGCTAGCAAGATGTGAATGGGATTCATATGAACGTCCTTCGATGAAAAATTTATCGtgtaaacatgaatataatatctttttatgtatatataaagtaGATGTTGAACTCTCGTTTAACCTCTTCGTGTGTTTACATTTTATAATTCGGACCTGcattttagtaaatttctaGCTCCGCCCTAAATTAAATGATCTTTACAAGagtgtgaaaaaaaaaatctcttaattTGCTAACATTGATAAGTAAaagatattttcatttttaatataaagaCCAAGTAAAATGAAACGGAAAAAATACCTGTCCAACTTTTTTTCTCATAGATTAACTTTGGCCAACCATAAACCACAAAGTTATGGTTTTTGTATTTCTCCAAAGGTAACTTGAAGTCCATGTCAGTAAAGGCAGCATCAGAGTCCACCCACCAAATCCATTCTGCTTCTGGATGAGCTACCATTGCTGCTCTAATGGCTGGCAATTTTGCCCAAAAGAAGAACATTTTTGGTTCCAATAATACGTTATTGTAGAATATATCATATCCATGTATTCTACTATAATCTACCTGTAGCACAAattctaacaatttttttaaaaaaaacatttaaaagaaGTCATCAAAGGTCTAAGAAAATATACATGCCATTGTCTAAAACTTCCCAAACTCCTTAAAGggaaaaatattctaaatacGCATCTAATTCTATCATAACCTTTCTAAATACGTATCTGGATGTCTTGTCTGTTGATCGATGTATATCCAGATGTCCAATTCACTCTTTGATACATTCATCCCTCACATATGCATTGGAATGTCCTGTGATGTATCCGAAAGTCTATCAGTGGCGGATCTAGGATTTTAAGGTTGTGGGTGCTcgtaaaaaatatgtgttaacaATGAGATTCGAACCTTGGTACAACAACACTAAAAGAGTTTTAAGTACTCATCCTAGAAACATTGGGCCAACTATATGATTTATTCATTGGAtgctctatgttaattttatacaaatatctaTCGATTTCTACGTAGATACATATTTTTTGTAACGAAACTAATGGGTACTCGAGCACCCGGCAGACGCCATGTGAGTCCGCCCCTGAAATCTATTAATGTATtcgaaattcataaattttaagaaatttttgtaatttaaaacaAGAATAgtgaaatattttgattttaaaaagaaatagtgaaataatgtaataaaatcTTAACACAGTGAGATTTATGGATATTATATCTAATTGTTCTTAAATTAGCTAAACAATTGACTTACTCACAATTTCCATAAAGaggaaatataaaaagaaatccAATTCAACCCCCTTCCTCCCTCCCTCTTGCACATCCATTTCCATCTTATCCATCAAACTTGATGGGATAAATTACTCTAAAAATTATAATCTCAAGATAATTTAATCTGTCAACCAAACGATCCGCTATTgactaaaataaatagaatgcatgaataaaatttaatcatCTTAACATGAGTATATATGTATACCTTGTTCTTGAAGAACCTCAGCAACAAATGATCACCAATGGGGTTTTTACAAGGCGTGGATTGTGAACCCGAAACGATTAAAACACGATCTTTTTCGCCTTCAAGCTTAAATGAAGGATGAAGATTGAACCATTGTCTTCGTTTGTCATCCCAATTTTGTATTGGCTTCTCTATAGTGTAGCTCAAATTTGGTTCATCATAGAAATTTGTTGATCCTTCTTGATCTAAATTGAAGTCCAAATTAATAGTAGAAAATTTTGGATACTTAGGGCTTATGAAAGACCATAAAGCCAAGATTATAGATAAAGTCACTAATGTTCCACCAACAAACATAAACACATTAGAGAAAAATGATGAAACTTTGGTCATTGAGTTATAAGAGTTATAAGGTGTATGATTATTGctcatctttgaaattgataAAGGTCGAGTTGGGGGTGTAGAAATGatgtcttttatatttatatatatacatatcccACCAAGGGAGGGAAGGGAGGATCAGAAGAAAATAGCATGTACGCAAATTTTATCTCTATTTCGTGaagatagaaaaaatattttgaagtggATGTATCTTATATACATCCGGATGGTAGaacatttttgaagtgttaGATCATTCAAATACTTCCTCTGATTTAATTTGTTTGGCTTGCTTCAAAATATAATGttcaaatattcaatatatatgaatttagacattgaattttgaaaaaagtaaataaatatgtaaaaactatataaaacatAGTCAATCACAATAACTAACAATATAAATGGAAGGTATCTGAAAAAATCATAATCAAAGTCAAAAATACCATTCACTAACTCATAATAATgtattattaaatcattaaaataaactaGGATAATTTGTGTATGCATGGAACTTCGCCCTTTAAACTTTTGGCTTTAGTagaaaatcatattattttgattatattcCATTAATTAAACACACAACTAAAGCAGATTCCCTTCACTTTGCCAAAAGCAGAAaagtaaattaatattaatcaCTAAAGCTTAATTATAAGATGTCACGATTTAATTTATCTAAGGCACCATAACATCAACACTAAGTCGGTAGGAAAGTCAATTTTAGTTATAATCAAATTTACTACGTAccaaagattattgaaaaattcCCTAATCAATTATTGGGTTTTAGTGCTTACTTTTTCCTTTAACAGATGCCAgcatgaaaattgaaaaataaccCTTTATCTCTAGgcttttgcaaaaaaaaaaaatatatattccattaattaaacacaaaattaaagCAGATACCCTTCACTTTGGCCAAAGCAGAACACTTTAATTATTTGGGCAAGTTACTTACATTTGGCTAGtcgattaaaaataataatatttgctaattatatataaaaagggCAAAGGAtataaatcacatatttttataattacaaaaatcactcaaactgatacaataatataagtgttgatacattaatctgatgcatCAGATACATTAATGGTTAAGTTAAATACATTACATtctatacatgatacactaatttgatgtacattttatacatgatactaatctgatgcgcgagatacattaatttgatgcgctaatatattaatctgatgcgcgaaaatgagaattttagaaatttgtaaaactaataagagataatgataattaataaacttaaaagtgagatttctatcttttttcttaaatttaatggATGGttatgtatttcaatttttctagTTATCATTAGTCTAAGAAGCATGACTTTGTAGGCTCCCCTTTACTTATTGCTTACATTATAATTAAACAAACAATCATTTTGCATAAGAAAAGAAGtgcaaaatttttattaaaataaataaggaaagataaattgtttgtttaatagtaaaaatattttatatcttgaattaaactattcaaatcttgatattagataataaaaaaaaattatggaataAAATCTAAGGTAATGTATTACATACACATGGCTAACTTGCTAATTTGAAATAACCTTAATAACATTGCTGTAGAGTTTTGTTTTAAACTTAcaactatatttttatacattattacaCAATACCCACGGTAAGTGTGtatggataaaaaaaattggaaccTCTTTCTAAAAGTTTATGTGCGTTTGGaatgtatgaaaatattttttcgagTTCGTCAACTTTCTTATGTATGATTGGATtaagacttttgaaaaatattttttcaaatcaattcattttcttcaaatttaaggaaaatgacttccatttaaaatttaaagaacattttctaaaattctcttccaacttcaaattacaataatttttattattttatccccTATGCCATGCCCTTGCGCTCCAAAATCAGCCCTCCACtttgttcaaaaaaaaattaagtttgtttttaaacaatataaaaaatttaagtttgttattttgaaaaatatttccaacttcaaaattttatttttttccctacCCTCGACGCCCTCTACCAGCCCTAGAAAagaatttaagtttgtttttgaaaaatattttcaactttcaaattctattttttcacCCTTATCCTCGTCTCTCTCATCCACCTATCCATCCCCTATGAAGGGGCGGAGCTTCAGCTGTCGAAGGATGGTCATGTCGTCATGACCCTTTGCCGAAAAATTACATGATCTAAAGAGGTCAAATTCTGAATTTAAggaagaaataattaatattgaacaATATTGACATAAATATCTTCCATGACACAGTGAAAACTTATTCATATTCACCCTTCCAAGTTTGAATCCACGGAGAGCACTAATGATATATAGTAAcatatatgaataaattattttaattttgaatattaaaaatcatgtatttttaatttttatgtagaaTATAATGCAATTTCTAATGGTGAAAATAAAAAAGCTAACATTTAAGATTGTACATTAAAAATTTGTGTTTACATATGTTAACAACTTTAAACCCAAAACTAAAACCAATACATGCATctgatcttcttctttttagaGAGTGTGATTTCTGT encodes the following:
- the LOC101264495 gene encoding putative glycosyltransferase 7; amino-acid sequence: MSNNHTPYNSYNSMTKVSSFFSNVFMFVGGTLVTLSIILALWSFISPKYPKFSTINLDFNLDQEGSTNFYDEPNLSYTIEKPIQNWDDKRRQWFNLHPSFKLEGEKDRVLIVSGSQSTPCKNPIGDHLLLRFFKNKVDYSRIHGYDIFYNNVLLEPKMFFFWAKLPAIRAAMVAHPEAEWIWWVDSDAAFTDMDFKLPLEKYKNHNFVVYGWPKLIYEKKSWTGINAGVFLIRNCQWSMDLIEAWAKMGPQSPEYNRWGEILRTTFKDKNFPQSDDQSGLSYLLLKEKDKWGDKIYIESEYYFQGYWVDIIDTLDNITNKYFEIEKKIPILRRRHAEKVVSEIKVWEEYLIKDSYSIRRPFVTHFTGCEPCSGDYNPIYSWETCYNAMQKALNFADNQVLRKYGFVHNNLLDSSSVRPLPFDYPSNS